The sequence below is a genomic window from Candidatus Oleimmundimicrobium sp..
ATAATTCAGGCAAGATAACTGTTTCCTTTAAGTTTTTATATTTAAAAAATCGAGAGGAATCAATTTCCACAATCATAACACACTCTTTATCGGACGCTTCCGCTACTATTTCACCCTGAAACGCCACAAAACTGTTCCCAATATAATTGTCACCATTATCCTCACCAATTAATGATATCCCCACTACAACGTTAGTTTCACCCAAACTTCTACTTAAAGCCAGTCCCTTGATGGCCTCCAGCTCTAAAAGAGAAACCGGGCTAAACTGCATCAAAATTAAATCCGGCTCCAAATTTATTAGCTGTTCTTCTAAAGAATCATCAAAAGCATCAAGCTGAGATAGTATAATTATTTTACCGATATTAGAAGTTATAAGAACAAGCTCTTTGTTTTTCTCTTCATCCTTTTGAAGATAAGAATTAACTTTCTTTTGTAATCCTGCCACTTTACCTTTTTTGTTAATCACCGCGGAAACTTCTTTTACTGTTCCATTAGGCTGAGAAAAAAGAAAATTCCCAGTAACAATATCTATTTTATATTTAGAAGAGAGTTGAGACAAAAACTCTATGATTCTTTTGCAATG
It includes:
- a CDS encoding carbon-nitrogen hydrolase family protein gives rise to the protein MKLVIVQRGILDDFDENLSCLAAKIKEAAGSGAEMVCLSEYFAGKNISVKHCKRIIEFLSQLSSKYKIDIVTGNFLFSQPNGTVKEVSAVINKKGKVAGLQKKVNSYLQKDEEKNKELVLITSNIGKIIILSQLDAFDDSLEEQLINLEPDLILMQFSPVSLLELEAIKGLALSRSLGETNVVVGISLIGEDNGDNYIGNSFVAFQGEIVAEASDKECVMIVEIDSSRFFKYKNLKETVILPELLKQKFEHERHLRSGI